The Micromonospora sp. Llam0 genome includes a window with the following:
- a CDS encoding CdaR family transcriptional regulator: MCDDRGYGLQADLQRIVDTVAARVGRPALIEDRSQRVVVYSEHDGPMDDVRRDSILRRHTAAEVVAWFRDIGIMTARAPVRTPACPDLELLPRVCVPVRHRDLLLGFVWFIDADGTMSDADIAAAVEAAADLALALYRTNLIGELASQREAEAARTLLSDSADVRDEVVRSLLSDGVVTSDGQSTALVAQPVPAPGHVLDETARIALEQALVATRRWVGAREALHLVRHDHGVLLLRDARLTGRGSPPATATQLSSALATITGRLAPVQRVVVGLGQPRHRLADTVHSYTEALNAARVGVRLPALGPVVTWANLGIYRLLSQLDDHQLDVAGVHPGLARMLRDDTHQVLLETLEVYLDLAGNAHAAAETLRLHRTTLYYRLQRVEQLAGTDLKDGNERLCLHLALKLHRLARPARPVG, translated from the coding sequence ATGTGTGACGACCGGGGGTACGGATTGCAGGCGGATCTGCAGCGCATCGTGGACACCGTCGCTGCCCGGGTCGGCCGACCGGCGTTGATCGAGGACCGCAGCCAGCGGGTCGTGGTCTACAGCGAACACGACGGTCCGATGGATGACGTACGCCGCGACTCGATTCTGCGCCGGCACACCGCCGCCGAGGTCGTCGCCTGGTTCCGCGACATCGGGATCATGACGGCCCGCGCCCCGGTCCGTACCCCGGCCTGCCCCGACCTGGAACTGCTGCCCCGGGTCTGCGTACCGGTGCGACACCGGGACCTGCTACTCGGCTTCGTCTGGTTCATTGATGCCGACGGCACCATGTCCGACGCCGACATCGCCGCCGCCGTCGAGGCCGCTGCGGATCTGGCGTTGGCGTTGTACCGCACCAATCTGATAGGTGAGCTGGCCTCGCAGCGGGAGGCCGAAGCCGCCCGTACGCTGCTGTCCGACTCGGCCGACGTGCGCGACGAGGTGGTCCGGTCACTGTTGTCCGACGGCGTGGTCACCAGCGACGGTCAGAGCACCGCGCTGGTCGCCCAACCGGTGCCGGCACCCGGTCATGTCCTCGACGAGACGGCTCGGATCGCCCTGGAACAGGCCCTGGTCGCCACCCGGCGGTGGGTGGGTGCCCGGGAGGCCCTGCATCTGGTCCGGCACGACCACGGGGTGCTGCTGCTGCGCGACGCGCGGCTGACCGGGCGGGGCTCACCGCCGGCGACCGCCACCCAGCTGAGCAGCGCCCTGGCGACTATCACCGGCCGGCTCGCTCCGGTGCAGCGGGTCGTCGTCGGGCTCGGCCAGCCGCGTCACCGGCTCGCCGACACCGTGCACTCCTACACGGAGGCGCTGAACGCCGCGCGGGTCGGGGTCCGACTGCCGGCACTCGGCCCCGTGGTCACCTGGGCCAATCTGGGCATATACCGGCTGTTATCGCAGCTGGACGATCATCAACTGGACGTCGCCGGGGTGCATCCCGGGCTGGCGCGGATGCTGCGGGACGACACCCACCAGGTGCTCCTGGAGACCCTGGAGGTCTACCTGGACCTGGCTGGCAATGCGCACGCCGCGGCCGAGACGCTGCGCCTGCACCGCACCACGCTCTACTACCGGCTGCAGCGGGTGGAGCAACTCGCCGGCACCGACCTCAAGGACGGCAACGAACGGCTCTGCCTGCACCTGGCACTCAAACTGCACCGGCTGGCCCGCCCGGCCCGACCGGTCGGTTGA
- a CDS encoding aspartate/glutamate racemase family protein has protein sequence MVTTIGMLGGMSWESSAHYYRLANELVRDRLGGHHSARCVLYSVDFADIERRQAAGEWDEAADLLADAARRVEAAGADLLLLCTNTMHKVADQVAAAIDIPLLHIADVTADAVRSHGLHTVGLLGTAFTMEQDFLRDRLAGHGLTVLVPDAADRKMVHSVIYDELCLGVVSESSRARYLKVIERLIAAGAQGVVLGCTEIELLVRQEDTPLLLFPTSRLHVAAAVDQAIAAEVTVTA, from the coding sequence ATGGTGACGACGATCGGCATGCTCGGCGGCATGAGCTGGGAAAGCAGCGCACACTACTACCGGCTCGCCAACGAGCTGGTCCGCGACCGGCTGGGTGGGCACCATTCGGCGCGGTGCGTGCTCTACTCGGTCGACTTCGCCGACATCGAACGACGGCAGGCAGCCGGAGAATGGGACGAGGCCGCCGACCTGCTCGCCGACGCGGCCCGGCGGGTCGAGGCGGCCGGCGCCGACCTGCTGCTGCTGTGCACCAACACCATGCACAAGGTCGCCGACCAGGTCGCCGCCGCGATCGACATCCCGTTGCTGCACATCGCCGACGTCACCGCTGACGCGGTCCGCAGCCACGGGCTGCACACGGTCGGTCTACTCGGCACCGCGTTCACCATGGAGCAGGACTTCCTACGCGACCGGCTGGCCGGCCACGGCCTGACCGTCCTGGTGCCCGACGCAGCGGACCGCAAGATGGTCCACTCGGTCATCTACGACGAGCTGTGCCTCGGGGTGGTCAGCGAGTCGTCCCGGGCCAGGTACCTGAAGGTGATCGAGCGGCTGATCGCCGCCGGCGCACAGGGCGTGGTGCTCGGCTGCACCGAGATCGAGCTGCTGGTCCGCCAGGAGGACACCCCGCTGCTGCTCTTCCCGACCAGCCGGCTGCACGTCGCCGCCGCCGTCGACCAGGCGATCGCCGCCGAGGTGACGGTCACCGCCTGA
- the htpG gene encoding molecular chaperone HtpG encodes MVHSIYSNKDIFLRELISNASDALDKLRLQALVDKDLDVDTSDLHIEVEADREQRTLTVRDNGIGMSRDEVVSLIGTIAKSGTAELLRKMKESKEAAAQELIGQFGVGFYATFMVADRVVLTTRRAGETEATRWESSGEGTYTIETLDEAPQGTTVTLHLKPEDKDDQLHDYTEEWKIREIVKRYSDFIAWPIRTTTERPGESDGETTSEVVTLNSMKALWARPRSEVTDDEYKEFYKHVSHDWNDPLDIIHMKAEGTFEYEALLFVPAQAPFDLFMRDARRGVQLYVKRVFIMDDCEALVPEYLRFIKGVVDAQDLSLNISREILQQDRQIQLIRRRLVKKVLSSLKELMDNDADRYRTFWTQLGRAVKEGLLNDYENQRAILDISSFASTHDPEQLTTLAGYIERMPDGQEDIYYMTGESRTMIENSPHMEAFKAKGYEVLLLTDPVDEMWVESVADYDGKKLRSIAKGQVDLAGDDDTAESDPEREQQKETYAPLLSWLGKTLDEQVKEVRLSTRLTTSPACLVGDAADMTPALERMYRAMGQDGPKIKRILELNPTHPLVTGLREAYGARADDPALAETAELLYGTALLAEGGELDDPARFAKLLADRLARTV; translated from the coding sequence ATGGTCCATTCGATCTACTCGAACAAGGACATCTTCCTGCGCGAGTTGATCTCGAACGCCTCCGACGCGCTGGACAAACTGCGCTTGCAGGCGCTGGTCGACAAGGATCTCGACGTCGACACGTCGGACCTGCACATCGAGGTTGAGGCCGACCGCGAACAGCGCACCCTCACCGTGCGGGACAACGGCATCGGCATGTCCCGTGACGAGGTGGTCAGTCTGATCGGCACGATCGCCAAGTCCGGCACGGCCGAGCTGCTGCGCAAGATGAAGGAATCCAAGGAAGCCGCCGCCCAGGAGCTGATCGGGCAGTTCGGCGTCGGCTTCTACGCCACCTTCATGGTCGCCGACCGGGTCGTCCTGACCACCCGGCGGGCCGGGGAAACCGAGGCGACCCGCTGGGAGTCGTCCGGCGAGGGCACCTACACCATCGAGACGCTCGACGAGGCGCCCCAGGGCACCACGGTCACCCTGCACCTCAAGCCCGAGGACAAGGACGACCAGCTGCACGACTACACCGAAGAGTGGAAGATCCGGGAGATCGTCAAGCGGTACTCGGACTTCATCGCCTGGCCGATCCGCACCACCACCGAGCGTCCCGGTGAATCCGACGGGGAGACCACCAGCGAGGTGGTCACCCTCAACTCGATGAAGGCGCTGTGGGCGCGGCCCCGTTCCGAGGTCACCGACGACGAGTACAAGGAGTTCTACAAGCACGTCAGCCACGACTGGAACGACCCGCTCGACATCATCCACATGAAGGCCGAAGGCACCTTCGAGTACGAGGCGTTGCTGTTCGTGCCGGCGCAGGCGCCGTTCGACCTGTTCATGCGGGACGCCCGGCGCGGCGTGCAACTGTACGTCAAGCGCGTGTTCATCATGGACGACTGCGAGGCGCTGGTCCCGGAGTACCTGCGGTTCATCAAGGGTGTCGTCGACGCGCAGGACCTGTCGCTGAACATCAGCCGGGAGATCCTGCAGCAGGACCGGCAGATCCAGCTGATCCGGCGCCGGCTGGTGAAGAAGGTGCTCTCCTCGCTCAAGGAGCTGATGGACAACGACGCCGACCGGTACCGCACGTTCTGGACCCAGCTCGGCCGGGCGGTGAAGGAAGGCCTGCTCAACGACTACGAGAACCAGCGGGCGATCCTGGACATCTCGTCGTTCGCCTCGACCCACGACCCGGAGCAGTTGACCACCCTGGCCGGGTACATCGAGCGGATGCCCGACGGTCAGGAGGACATCTACTACATGACCGGCGAGTCCCGGACGATGATCGAGAACTCGCCGCACATGGAGGCGTTCAAGGCCAAGGGGTACGAGGTCCTGCTGCTCACCGACCCGGTCGACGAGATGTGGGTCGAGTCGGTCGCCGACTACGACGGCAAGAAGCTGCGGTCGATCGCCAAGGGCCAGGTCGACCTGGCCGGCGACGACGACACCGCCGAGTCCGACCCGGAGCGGGAACAGCAGAAGGAAACGTACGCCCCGCTGCTGTCCTGGCTGGGCAAGACGCTCGACGAGCAGGTCAAGGAGGTACGGCTGTCCACCCGGTTGACCACCTCGCCGGCCTGCCTGGTCGGCGACGCCGCGGACATGACCCCGGCGCTGGAACGGATGTACCGGGCGATGGGCCAGGACGGGCCGAAGATCAAGCGGATCCTGGAGCTGAACCCGACCCACCCGCTGGTCACCGGGCTGCGCGAGGCGTACGGTGCCCGCGCCGACGATCCGGCGCTGGCCGAGACCGCCGAGCTGCTGTACGGCACCGCGCTGCTCGCCGAGGGCGGTGAACTGGACGACCCGGCCCGGTTCGCCAAGCTGCTCGCCGACCGACTGGCCCGTACCGTCTGA
- a CDS encoding ABC transporter ATP-binding protein translates to MTTRRRADPDPDPGPGPAAALDAHLVVHRTGFTLDLRLTVAAGEVVALLGPNGAGKTTALRALAGLQPLHAGHLRLGDRALDQPDTGLLVAPEHRPIGVVFQDYLLFPHLTALDNVAFGPRSHGVPRRVARDVAAGWLDRVGLTGHARRRPRELSGGQAQRVALARALAVRPQLLLLDEPLAALDARTRAETRAHLRQHLAAHAGVAVLVSHDPLDAMMLADRLVIVEDGRLVQSADAATVTARPRSDYVARLVGLNLYRGSGDGTGVTLPGGFRLVAAEPLRGDVFVAFPPSAVALYRQRPDGSPRNSWPATVSSVARNGDRLRVELAGPLPVGADVTAAAAAHLDLRRGERVWATLKATEVAGYPADPDRTILGGSQASDGNSSPGGNPGEHRGRDA, encoded by the coding sequence TTGACCACGCGGCGACGGGCCGACCCCGACCCCGACCCCGGCCCTGGACCGGCGGCGGCGCTCGACGCACATCTGGTGGTCCACCGCACCGGGTTCACCCTCGACCTGCGGCTGACCGTCGCCGCCGGGGAGGTGGTCGCGCTGCTCGGACCCAACGGCGCCGGCAAGACCACCGCGTTGCGGGCCCTCGCCGGGCTGCAGCCGCTGCACGCCGGCCACCTGCGCCTCGGTGACCGGGCACTGGACCAGCCGGACACGGGGTTGCTGGTGGCGCCGGAGCACCGGCCGATCGGCGTGGTCTTCCAGGACTACCTGCTGTTCCCGCACCTGACCGCGCTGGACAACGTGGCGTTCGGGCCGCGGAGCCACGGCGTGCCGCGTCGCGTCGCGCGCGACGTCGCAGCCGGCTGGCTGGACCGGGTCGGGCTGACCGGACACGCCCGACGCCGGCCCCGGGAACTGTCCGGCGGGCAGGCGCAGCGGGTCGCGTTGGCCCGGGCACTCGCCGTACGCCCGCAACTGCTGCTGCTCGACGAGCCGCTCGCCGCGCTCGACGCCCGCACCCGGGCGGAGACCCGCGCCCACCTGCGGCAGCACCTCGCCGCACACGCCGGCGTCGCCGTGCTGGTCAGCCACGATCCGTTGGACGCGATGATGCTCGCCGACCGGCTGGTGATCGTCGAGGACGGCCGGCTGGTGCAGTCGGCTGACGCGGCCACCGTCACCGCCCGCCCGCGCAGCGACTACGTGGCCCGGCTGGTCGGGCTCAACCTGTACCGGGGCAGCGGGGACGGGACCGGCGTCACGCTACCCGGCGGCTTCCGGCTGGTCGCCGCCGAGCCGCTGCGCGGCGACGTGTTCGTGGCGTTCCCGCCGTCGGCGGTGGCGCTCTACCGGCAGCGTCCGGACGGCAGCCCGCGCAACTCGTGGCCGGCCACCGTCAGCAGCGTCGCCCGCAACGGTGACCGGCTGCGGGTCGAGCTGGCCGGGCCGTTACCGGTCGGAGCGGACGTGACCGCGGCGGCGGCCGCCCACCTTGACCTGCGTCGCGGCGAGCGGGTGTGGGCGACACTCAAGGCGACCGAGGTGGCCGGCTATCCGGCCGACCCGGACCGTACGATTCTCGGTGGAAGCCAGGCTTCCGACGGCAATTCGTCTCCAGGAGGGAATCCAGGTGAGCACCGGGGTCGAGACGCGTGA
- a CDS encoding ABC transporter permease — protein MTAPAPPAVSRRRRRTDRRLPVFLALPALAGLAFLTLPLAGLLLRTPWAQLPARLTAPGVLDALRLSLLTATAATVLCLLLGVPLAWLLARARFPGRGLIRALVTVPLVLPPVVGGVALLLVYGRRGLVGGWLDSTFGVTLPFTTTAVVLAEAFVAMPFLIIAVEGALRGADPRYEEAAATLGASRWTTFRRVTLPMVGPGIAAGSVLCWARALGEFGATITFAGNFPGRTQTMPLAVYLALEQDLEAAIVLSLLLLTVSVVILAGLRDRWVGGLR, from the coding sequence GTGACCGCGCCCGCGCCGCCCGCCGTCAGCCGGCGACGCCGCCGTACCGACCGGCGGCTGCCGGTCTTCCTCGCCCTGCCCGCCCTGGCCGGACTGGCCTTCCTGACGCTGCCGCTGGCCGGCCTGCTGCTGCGTACCCCGTGGGCGCAGCTGCCGGCCCGGCTCACCGCGCCCGGGGTCCTCGACGCGTTGCGGCTGTCGCTGCTGACCGCCACCGCCGCCACCGTGCTGTGCCTGCTGCTCGGCGTACCGCTGGCCTGGCTGCTGGCCCGCGCCCGGTTTCCCGGCCGGGGCCTGATCCGCGCCCTGGTCACCGTGCCGCTGGTGCTGCCGCCCGTGGTCGGCGGCGTCGCGCTGCTGCTCGTCTACGGCCGGCGCGGCCTGGTCGGCGGGTGGCTGGACAGCACCTTCGGGGTGACCCTGCCGTTCACCACCACCGCCGTCGTGCTCGCCGAGGCGTTCGTCGCCATGCCGTTCCTGATCATCGCCGTCGAGGGCGCGCTGCGCGGTGCCGACCCCCGGTACGAGGAGGCCGCCGCCACTCTCGGGGCCAGCCGGTGGACCACGTTCCGCCGGGTCACCCTGCCGATGGTCGGCCCCGGGATCGCCGCCGGTTCGGTGCTGTGCTGGGCACGGGCGCTCGGCGAGTTCGGCGCCACCATTACCTTCGCCGGCAACTTCCCCGGCCGTACGCAGACCATGCCGCTCGCCGTCTACCTCGCCCTGGAGCAGGACCTCGAGGCCGCGATCGTGCTGAGCCTGCTGCTGCTGACCGTGTCCGTGGTGATCCTCGCCGGGCTGCGCGACCGCTGGGTCGGTGGTCTGCGTTGA
- the modA gene encoding molybdate ABC transporter substrate-binding protein translates to MRRHADFLALVAVTALLAAGCATGTGSVSDDTRDDAVAGVTGSLTVLAAASLTDAFTRIGADFEAANPGVSVTFSFAGSSQLAQQITAGAPADVFAAASPATMATVVSVGEAAGEPAVFARNQLVIAVPDGNPAGVTGLADLTRSGVKVALCAEQVPCGAAARTALDAAGSDLVPVTFERDVRAALSKVRLGEVDAAVVYRTDAAVAADEVDAVEFAEFAEAINDYPIVTLAAATDPPAGEAFVGYVRSAAGQAVLTDAGFQSP, encoded by the coding sequence ATGCGCCGCCACGCAGACTTCCTCGCCCTGGTGGCCGTCACCGCGCTGCTGGCCGCCGGCTGCGCCACCGGCACCGGATCGGTTTCCGACGACACCCGGGACGACGCCGTAGCCGGCGTCACCGGCTCACTCACCGTGCTGGCCGCCGCCTCGCTCACCGACGCGTTCACCCGGATCGGAGCCGACTTCGAGGCGGCCAACCCCGGGGTCTCCGTCACCTTCAGCTTCGCCGGCAGCTCCCAGCTCGCCCAGCAGATCACCGCCGGGGCACCCGCCGACGTGTTCGCCGCCGCCAGCCCGGCCACCATGGCAACGGTCGTCTCCGTCGGCGAGGCAGCCGGCGAACCCGCCGTCTTCGCCCGCAACCAGTTGGTCATCGCGGTGCCGGACGGCAACCCGGCCGGCGTCACCGGGCTGGCCGACCTCACCAGGTCCGGTGTCAAGGTCGCCCTCTGCGCCGAGCAGGTGCCATGCGGGGCGGCCGCCCGTACCGCGCTCGACGCCGCCGGCAGCGACCTCGTCCCGGTGACCTTCGAACGGGACGTCCGCGCCGCGCTGTCCAAGGTCCGCCTCGGCGAGGTCGACGCCGCCGTCGTCTACCGCACCGACGCGGCCGTCGCCGCCGACGAAGTCGACGCCGTCGAGTTCGCCGAGTTCGCCGAGGCGATCAACGACTACCCGATCGTCACCCTGGCCGCCGCCACCGACCCGCCGGCCGGGGAGGCCTTCGTCGGGTACGTCCGCTCCGCCGCCGGCCAGGCCGTCCTGACCGACGCCGGTTTCCAGAGTCCGTGA
- a CDS encoding molybdopterin-binding protein, with amino-acid sequence MATYRIGDAAELLGVSVDTVRRWVDAGKLAAARDGNGHRMIAGVDLAAFARALADDPDEGVGRSSARNRMRGIVTAVTRDTVMAQVDIQAGPFRIVSLMSREAVDELGLTVGTTATAVVKSTNVVVERSN; translated from the coding sequence GTGGCGACCTACCGAATCGGCGACGCCGCCGAACTGCTTGGCGTGAGCGTCGACACCGTGCGGCGCTGGGTGGACGCCGGCAAACTCGCCGCTGCCCGGGACGGCAACGGCCACCGGATGATCGCCGGCGTCGATCTGGCGGCCTTCGCCCGCGCCCTCGCCGACGACCCCGACGAGGGCGTCGGCCGGTCGTCGGCCCGTAACCGGATGCGCGGCATCGTCACCGCGGTCACCCGCGACACCGTGATGGCCCAGGTCGACATCCAGGCCGGCCCATTCCGGATCGTCTCGCTGATGAGCCGCGAAGCCGTCGACGAACTCGGCCTGACCGTCGGCACCACCGCCACCGCCGTCGTCAAATCCACCAACGTCGTCGTCGAACGGAGCAACTGA
- a CDS encoding ABC transporter ATP-binding protein, with protein sequence MTVAQTAESPVADRRLPRLRLLWSFARPHRRALGLGLFLALVGSAAGLATPMVTKWVLDTLTGAASLRGPVLALLGLLVLGVVIWLWQWILLGTVGERVILDARQSMVRRLFRATVPAVTARPTGEFVTRVTSDTVLLREAASSSVIGLINGSVRLVGTLVLMAVLDLVLLGATVASVAGMTVLFSLLLPGIAKARERAQEHVGKLGAALEGTLRAIRTVKVSRAEQRQSERVVGEARESARQSIRAIRREALAWTVAWAGIQLAIITILGLGAWRVGTGALPVSSLIAFLLYAFGLMEPVTTLSRHLTALQSGIAAAGRIRQVEAMPAESDPAATPGPAARRAGRATADTDPPVLELRQVTAGYGPDLPAAVRDIDLAVPRRGHLAIVGPSGAGKTTLFSLILRFLAPQQGELLLDGRPYPSLRHEQVRSRLAYVEQDTPVIPGTIRENLLFTHPDATDGEIHRALHAVRLTEKIDSLGDGLDTPLTPSSMSGGQRQRIALARAILRRPDVLLLDEATAQVDGLTEAAIHDCIREQAGNGAVVTIAHRLSTVIDADIIVVMDSGRIRAYGDHQTLLATDELYRDLVEALRIAQAGGPADGELVGGPADGDRVGGPVNGDRAGTGDLVPSDVG encoded by the coding sequence GTGACCGTCGCGCAGACCGCCGAATCCCCCGTCGCCGACCGCCGGTTGCCCCGGCTCCGCCTGCTCTGGTCGTTCGCCCGGCCGCACCGCCGCGCGCTGGGCCTCGGCCTGTTCCTCGCCCTGGTCGGCTCCGCCGCCGGCCTCGCCACCCCGATGGTCACCAAATGGGTGCTGGACACTCTGACCGGGGCGGCGTCGCTGCGCGGCCCGGTGCTCGCGCTGCTCGGGCTGCTCGTCCTGGGTGTCGTGATCTGGCTGTGGCAGTGGATTCTGCTCGGCACCGTCGGTGAACGGGTGATCCTCGACGCCCGCCAGTCGATGGTGCGCCGACTGTTCCGGGCCACCGTGCCGGCCGTCACCGCCCGGCCCACCGGTGAGTTCGTCACCCGGGTCACCTCGGACACGGTGCTGCTGCGCGAAGCCGCCTCGTCGAGCGTGATCGGCCTGATCAACGGCTCGGTGAGGCTCGTCGGCACGCTGGTGCTGATGGCCGTGCTCGACCTGGTGCTACTCGGCGCCACCGTTGCCTCGGTCGCCGGGATGACCGTCCTGTTCAGCCTGTTGCTGCCGGGCATCGCCAAGGCGCGCGAACGCGCCCAGGAGCATGTCGGCAAGTTGGGTGCGGCGCTGGAGGGCACCTTGCGGGCGATCCGCACGGTCAAGGTGAGCCGGGCCGAGCAGCGCCAGTCGGAGCGGGTCGTCGGCGAGGCCCGCGAGTCGGCCCGGCAGAGTATCCGGGCCATCCGCCGCGAGGCCCTGGCCTGGACCGTCGCCTGGGCCGGCATCCAGTTGGCCATCATCACCATCCTCGGTCTCGGCGCCTGGCGGGTCGGCACCGGCGCGCTGCCGGTCTCCAGCCTGATCGCGTTCCTGCTGTACGCGTTCGGGCTGATGGAGCCGGTCACCACGCTGAGCCGGCACCTCACCGCGCTGCAGTCCGGGATCGCCGCCGCCGGCCGGATCCGGCAGGTCGAGGCGATGCCGGCCGAATCCGACCCGGCCGCTACACCGGGCCCGGCGGCCCGCCGGGCGGGTCGGGCGACCGCCGACACCGACCCACCTGTACTGGAGTTGCGGCAGGTCACCGCCGGTTACGGACCCGACCTACCGGCCGCGGTACGCGACATCGACCTCGCCGTGCCACGCCGTGGACACCTGGCCATCGTCGGCCCGTCCGGCGCAGGCAAGACCACCCTCTTCTCGCTGATCCTGCGGTTCCTCGCACCGCAGCAGGGCGAGCTGCTGCTCGACGGTCGACCGTACCCGTCGCTGAGGCACGAGCAGGTCCGAAGCCGGCTGGCGTACGTCGAGCAGGACACCCCGGTGATCCCCGGCACCATCCGGGAGAACCTGCTGTTCACCCATCCGGACGCCACCGACGGGGAGATCCACCGCGCGCTGCACGCGGTCCGGCTGACCGAGAAGATCGACTCGCTCGGCGACGGGCTGGACACCCCGCTCACCCCGTCGTCGATGTCCGGCGGACAGCGGCAGCGGATCGCGCTGGCCCGGGCGATCCTGCGGCGGCCGGACGTCCTGCTGCTCGACGAGGCGACGGCCCAGGTCGACGGACTCACCGAGGCGGCCATCCACGACTGCATCCGGGAGCAGGCCGGCAACGGCGCGGTGGTCACCATCGCGCACCGGCTCTCCACCGTCATCGACGCCGACATCATCGTGGTGATGGACAGCGGGCGGATCCGGGCGTACGGCGACCACCAGACGCTGTTGGCCACCGACGAGCTGTACCGCGACCTGGTGGAGGCGCTGCGGATCGCCCAGGCCGGCGGGCCGGCGGACGGTGAGCTCGTCGGAGGGCCGGCGGACGGTGACCGCGTCGGCGGGCCGGTGAACGGTGACCGCGCCGGTACCGGGGATCTGGTGCCGAGCGACGTGGGCTGA